A window from Dermacentor albipictus isolate Rhodes 1998 colony chromosome 10, USDA_Dalb.pri_finalv2, whole genome shotgun sequence encodes these proteins:
- the LOC139050268 gene encoding uncharacterized protein, producing MASGSALVVHSDGSQLWIVRVLTGISAVALALLVALDTAICAPHRQRLKVSPDLITKSWDPFPVMGFFVDMCQSELNRTGRCMSLPDCRFSRGTREGDCADGFGVCCIYEARNNVETTLSNNSYFVQPRFPQPFAGGENVSVTVLLPASTCQLRLELEEFHLLPPVAGRCLNDSLRVFVNGSDSYVPELCGHNAGQHVVMHFPENDEHSLLSLKVSTPKAGFERRWSVRIILYSCGSKKLAQPGCLQHHGGCRGSFRSFAFTEEALHFVRALNYAVCIARPSWLQAISLKIRTVSRYSPTAATRRGGNGNNNGGGAAQECRSNFIQLPPGYDSRRGLAAPVRICGGNQTVVLHMSVQGPLVFYIVSSDNSDQRTQFRVDYSLYPCSDTPT from the exons ATGGCTTCCGGATCTGCTCTGGTGGTGCACTCTGACGGTTCTCAATTGTGGATTGTTCGCGTTCTCACGGGGATATCAGCGGTAGCGTTGGCGCTACTCGTCGCTCTCGATACAGCTATCTGCGCACCGCatagacagcgtctcaaag TGAGCCCGGACCTCATTACGAAGTCGTGGGACCCTTTCCCCGTGATGGGCTTTTTCGTGGACATGTGCCAGAGCGAGCTCAACCGCACGGGCCGTTGCATGTCGCTGCCCGACTGCCGCTTTTCGAGGGGCACGAGGGAGGGAGACTGCGCGGACGGATTCGGGGTCTGCTGCATCT ACGAAGCGCGGAACAACGTGGAGACGACGCTGTCCAACAACTCGTACTTCGTCCAGCCCCGGTTCCCTCAACCTTTCGCCGGCGGCGAGAACGTTTCGGTGACGGTGCTGCTGCCGGCGTCAACCTGCCAGCTGCGCCTGGAGCTCGAGGAGTTCCACCTTCTGCCGCCGGTAGCCGGACGCTGCCTCAACGACTCCCTGCGGGTCTTCGTCAACGGCAGCGACTCGTACGTGCCGGAGCTGTGCGGACACAACGCCGGACAACACG TGGTGATGCACTTCCCGGAGAACGACGAGCACAGCCTCCTATCCTTGAAAGTGTCCACCCCAAAAGCCGGCTTTGAGAGGCGGTGGTCAGTCCGAATCATTCTGTACAGCTGCGGCAGCAAGAAGTTGG CTCAACCCGGTTGCCTGCAGCACCACGGCGGCTGCAGGGGCTCCTTCCGGAGCTTCGCGTTCACCGAGGAGGCACTGCACTTCGTGCGCGCCCTCAACTACGCCGTCTGCATCGCGCGCCCCAGTTGGCTGCAGGCCATATCGCTCAAAATACGCACCGTGTCTCGGTACTCACCGACCGCGGCGACCCGCCGTGGCGGCAACGGTAACAACAACGGCGGCGGTGCTGCTCAGGAGTGCCGTAGCAACTTCATCCAGCTGCCGCCGGGATACGACAGCCGGCGCGGTCTGGCCGCGCCCGTGAGGATCTGTGGCGGAAACCAAACGGTCGTACTACACA TGTCCGTCCAAGGCCCCCTCGTATTCTACATCGTCAGCAGCGACAACTCCGACCAACGGACACAGTTCCGGGTGGACTACAGCCTGTACCCTTGCTCCGACACCCCGACATGA